The following is a genomic window from Paenibacillus thiaminolyticus.
CCACTTCCTGCAGCAGCGTAATCTCCTTCTCGAACGCCACCGCTTCCATCGCCAAAATCACATCGGTTACCATTTCGCTCATATCAAAAGGGGTAACATCGATTTGGTGATTGGTGTCCTCTGTCTTCGCAAGATATAACAGATCGTTCACCAGCCTGCCCATTCTATCAGTTTGGTTCTTGATGTAATCCAGCCATTTGCGCTGGCTCCGAATCGTCTCTCCCTCATTGGCGAGCAGGGCATCGGAATTGGCATTGATAATGGCAAGCGGCGTCTTCAATTCATGAGAGACATCGGCGAAGAATTGCTTCTGCTTCTCCCAGGTCTCGGCAATCGGCGCGATCGATCGGTTGGCGAAGAACAGACTGATGGCAAAGATGACAAAGAGCATCATGAGACCTACAATAAATAACGTCGTCAGAAGCTCCATCAAGGTGTTATAGGACTCCGTTACATCCAGAAATGTAATCTGAAAATAGTCTCCGTTCGCATTGATCATGAAGCTCTTTCCGTTTTCATGAGATATCAGCGTGCCGCCTAGCGGAGAGAGTTGATATTGCCATCGTTTATCGTCGAGCAAGATCGTGCTGCCCTCTTTTTTCCCGCTCCGGACAAGCTCGGCAGCCTTATAGTAGATTTCCTCCGGCATATCAATATGGGAGATGACTTGCAAGATATCTCCATGTGAATTGACAATCATATTGAAAGAAAGAGAAGATTCGGAAGGAGCGATACCGATGACTATCTTCTCTCTTGCGGCGGCGTCCGGCGAGTTAAGATAGGCGGTGTTAGGTTTGGATGTTAACAAATCCAATTTTTTTTGGTTTTCAGTGTGTATGTTGTTAGAGGTCGTTAAATAGATCACGGCAAAGGCGCCGATCATCACGATAGAAATGATGGACATATTCAGCAGCAGCAGCCGGTTACGGAGTTGATTGAACATAGTTTTTCCCATCTTCTGACGTTTTTAATAGATAGCCTGCGCTTCGCACCGTTTGAATCCGAACCTCGGATTGCAAACGGCTCAATTTTTTGCGCAAAAAAGAGATATAGACCTCCACATGATTATCCTCCGCATCGGTGTCGTACCCCCACAGCTTCTCGATGATAGACTCCTTGGATATAATCATCCCTTGGCGGCTGATTAACAGCTCTAGCAATTGACTTTCTTTTAAAGTGAGCTTGAAGTTCTTGTCCCCGCAGCTAAGGTGTAAAGAGAAAGGATCAAGCTCTATGTCTCCATATTGCAGCACGCTATCCTGAATTGGCACATTTTTGCGGCGTCCCAAGGCGCGCAAACGGGCCAGCAATTCCTCCGCCTGAAAAGGCTTGGCCAAGTAATCATCCGCCCCGCTGTCAAGCCCTTCCACCTTATCTTCGGTTGAGCCCTTGGCCGTGAGCAGGATGACCGGAGTTTGAATGCCGTTGTCCCGCAATTCCTTTAGTACCTGGAGGCCGTCCATTTTAGGAAGCATAATATCGAGAATGATAATATCATAAATGTCGGCTAGACCGCAGTCTAAGCCGTACTCGCCGTCAAACGCCAAATCAATGGTGTAATTTCTTTTCTTTAAGACCTGTTCAATGGCTTCAGCCATATACTTTTCATCTTCGACCATTAAAATCCGCACGTGCATCCCCCATTCTAATTCATAAGCGCCGAATGAATCGGCATCTGCAGTTCTTGGCTTGGGGCCGTTCGTAACTCGACGACAATATCCGCAACCTTGGGGTTTTCACCCCGTCAGTTGCGGATTTGTGCGCTGCTTCAAGCCATGTTATTTTTTGATTTTCACGCCTTCAGGAGCTTGTTCACTCCAAGTCTGGCCGCCATCCGTAGAGAACAACTTCTTGCCGTTCTCCTGCTTGACCATAACGTTGCTTTTCATTCCTTCTTCCGAGGTGACCTTATTTTGGATGATGACGTTCCCTTTTTCGCCCTTGTTCAAGGCCGGCAGTCCTTCTGGCGCCGTCTCGCTCCAGGTCTGACCGTCATCGGTAGAGTACAGCTTCGTGCCGTTTTCCTCCTTGACCATCAACTTGGTTTTGATTCCGTCTTCCGAGCCGCCTTGCATTTTGAATGTAACGTTCCCTTCACCGTCCGGGAGTGCCGGCATTCCTTCCGGTGCCGTCTCACTCCAAGTCTGGCCATCATCCGTAGAGTACAGCTTCGTGCCGTTTTCCTCCTTGACCATCACTTTGATTTTGGCTCCGTCTTCCGAGCCGCCGTTCATTTTGAATATGATGTTTCCTTCGCCGCCCATGTCGAAGGCCGGCAGTCCTTCTGGCGCCGTCTCGCTCCAAGTCTGGCCGTCATCCGTAGAGTACAGTTTCGTGCCGTTTTCCTCCTTGACCATCACCTTGGCTTTGATTCCGCCTTCCGAAGCCAATTTATTTTTGATCATCATGTTCCCTTCGCCCATTTTGACGGCCTGCATGTTGGCAGGAGCTTTCTCGCTCCAAGTCTGCCCGCCATCCGTAGAGTAGGTGATGACTCCATTATCATTTTTGGCCATCAGAGCATCCATCTTCCCCTCGGCTGCAAAGGTTGTTGTTGCTCCTGTTCCTAATGTAAGAGCAAGTGCGCCGCACAGGATGGCTGCGCCTGCTTTCTTTTTGGTTGTGTTCATCACGTTAATCATACTCATACCTCCATGTTTTCTTTTTTGTAGGCAGCTGCCTTACGATTTCTAATTATAAGCACCGTACCTTTAACGAACCTTAAATGAAAAAACTGGCCAGAAACCTCTGGCCAGTTTTATGAAATCTCCCACTCTTCTTCTCTATCTGTCTAATCCATATGCCGGCCAACCGCTGTCCATTTCATATCGGCAGGGACTATCATATCACTGTAGAATAGGGCGAGCAGCGTTGCACGCAAGATGGTGGTGTTGATATGAAGAGAAGCCCGTCTCGTACGAGCCTCCCCTGCCGCGTGACAGGCCCTATAATTGCACGCCACTGTGCTGTCAGCCGTCATGCGGCTCCCTTTTATCGCGCTTGGATAACGCTTCAAGGTGTTCGATTTCACCGCTTCCATCGATGCGCTCTCTTATGTCATATCGACCGATAGCTCGACCCTCGATCAGAAGTTACTGCATTTATCAACCCGCATCGAATAGAACTATAGCGATACGGTCGCCGCAATCGATATACAAGTCGCCCAATACCAAAAAATGAATATGTTGGCGGAGCCTTCTTACACCTTGCATCCCGCTTCCCGATACCGGTTCGATTCTTCCCGTTCGGGGTGGATCCCGATTTGTTTTATTCGGACATCCTTTATGCGATGCGCCGTATCGACGTTTCTTTTGTAGGTTCGCGCGGTCATCAGCTGTATCAAAAACGGGACGAAAGCCAGCGCCTCATTGAAACACGCTTGCAAGGACAGGCGAATCTGTCACTGCGGAAAAATATAGAATTAAGGCCTTCAATATGAGAATCTTCGAAGGAATGGGGTGCGGGGCATTAGTCCTGACGGATAATACTCTCGAACAATCGGAATTGTTCGAGAACGGAGTTCATTATGTTCTCTATGATTCACAAGAAGATATGCTTGAGAAGCTGTGGTACTATTTAGTAGACCATCCGGATGAAGCCGCCAAGATCGCGGCCGAGGGGCAACGGCATGTTGTCCGCAATCATACGTATGAACATCGAGCCCGTCACGTGCTTGATTTGATCGCGCCTTTGCGGGACAAGGCGAACCGGAAATAGGAATAACGCGTGCAGCACACCATTTCTTGCTAAAGCTGAGCAAGCCTGCAGACGGACTTAGATGCCGTTGCAGGCTTATTTTTTGATATCAATACCGGACGTACCAATTACATAAAGAAATGGGTGTCTGCCCTTAGCTGTGACAAAAACGCGGGATAGTCACATCTGACAATGTCTGCGGGAAATGCAGGTTCAACCGCGCAAATGGACAGACAATATTGTTCTGCCACATGATATTGTCGGAAAAAGAAGCGGGACGCTGCATCGGCTGGAGTACGGAGAGAGCACTCCCCTTGGTCTGCTTTGTGAACGGAAAAGGAATCGAGCGGGATGGACAGGCCCTGTCCGCGCAGCTTGACGTAGCTTTCCTTCAGTGTCCACAAATCATAGAACAGCTTCAGCTTGCCTTCCGGCGGCTCATTCTCAAGCTGTTCATATTCTTCTGCCGAGAAAAATCGCCTCGCAACGCTCAAATCGATAGGCTTGATCTGCTCCACATCAATGCCCACCTCTGCATCATGCACGGCACAGGCGATCCACTCGCCGGAGTGCGTAATATTAAAATACAACCGAAGCTCCGAAGCGAGCTCCGGCTTGCCGTAGCTATTATAATGAAACTCGATTCGGGAATTGGCCAGCCCTGTTCTCTCGCCAATGATTCGGCGGGCGAGCACCTCCGCCAGCAAGCTTCGATAGGCATCGGCCTTGTAATGGAAGCGGTTGATCTTGTCCTGCCGGTCCGAAGGGAGCAGCTGAAGCAGCTGCTGCCATGCAGCTTGATCGATAAGATCGGGAACTCTCATCGCAAATATGCCGATTTCCCGGCTCTCACACATCATGTTCAACTCCTTCGCGCTTCGCAATTCCGTTCAGCTTGCCGACGGGCGGCTCCGCATCTGCGGCTCGTTGTCTCGAGAATTGTTCCAACGCCCTCTTTGTCATCTCCTCTTCTTCCCTTCCCATAGCAAGAGACACATTTTCTTCAAAGCCATCTTGATCCTCGCCATCAAAGCGGTACAGCTTTTTCAATAAGATCCACAACTGCTCCATTTCTGCCAAAGTGAAATGTTGGGACAGATCGGCAAAAAAGCTTACTGAGCTTTCCCCGGACTTCAGCATTATCTCTTTTCCGGCGTCTGTAATCGAGATATTCACGGCACGTCGATCCGATTTACTCGGCTTCGCGACAATATAGCCTTTCTGTTCAAGGGAGGATATCATCTGCCTTGCGCTCTGCTTGGTCGTGCCAAGCTTATTGGCAATATTGATGATCGTCGCCTCCCCCTCCGGCAGATGAAGAATCGCAAGCATCACCATAAACTGTCTTGATGTGATGCTGCTTAAGTATGCGTCTCCCTTGGTCTGCAGCTTGTTCGCCAGCGCGAATAGCGTTCCGTAAATTTGCTGAATGACATACAGTTCCTTATGCTTATCCAAATGGAATCGTCACCTCATTAATTCTTCCTTCTAGAATAAAACAATCATTTACATTATACCAGTTGCTGGTATCGATGGGTTGGAATAAATCACGTATCATGAAAACAGAGGCTCCCCGCTGCGGGAAGCCTCTTCACTGTGGCAATATGAGCGTGTTCGCGCCCCTAATGATTACGTTACCGACACTTTGCCTTGAAACAACTGGAGCAGCACCATCGTGGCTGCGCCGATGACATAATTACGCTTGCCCAATTCCCCATAAGTCGTTCTCTCAGCAGTGAGACAGCCCCACGCTGCTTCTTGCTGCGCGGCTTGCCGAAAAAAACTGCAGAACTACAGTATTCCCTTGGGCGGATTACTCTGTCACAGGAATTCCTGCAAAACCGCAGGAATTGAAGCCATGCCAGCGGATAGAA
Proteins encoded in this region:
- a CDS encoding sensor histidine kinase; protein product: MFNQLRNRLLLLNMSIISIVMIGAFAVIYLTTSNNIHTENQKKLDLLTSKPNTAYLNSPDAAAREKIVIGIAPSESSLSFNMIVNSHGDILQVISHIDMPEEIYYKAAELVRSGKKEGSTILLDDKRWQYQLSPLGGTLISHENGKSFMINANGDYFQITFLDVTESYNTLMELLTTLFIVGLMMLFVIFAISLFFANRSIAPIAETWEKQKQFFADVSHELKTPLAIINANSDALLANEGETIRSQRKWLDYIKNQTDRMGRLVNDLLYLAKTEDTNHQIDVTPFDMSEMVTDVILAMEAVAFEKEITLLQEVEPNMIVKSDCEKVKQVITILVDNAIKYTGTQGRIHITLKKTRHQIAFSIKNSGKGIPPQHLSKLFDRFYRADPARTQESGGYGLGLPIAKAIIDRLGGKIYADSKENEGATFTFTLG
- a CDS encoding response regulator transcription factor; this translates as MVEDEKYMAEAIEQVLKKRNYTIDLAFDGEYGLDCGLADIYDIIILDIMLPKMDGLQVLKELRDNGIQTPVILLTAKGSTEDKVEGLDSGADDYLAKPFQAEELLARLRALGRRKNVPIQDSVLQYGDIELDPFSLHLSCGDKNFKLTLKESQLLELLISRQGMIISKESIIEKLWGYDTDAEDNHVEVYISFLRKKLSRLQSEVRIQTVRSAGYLLKTSEDGKNYVQSTP
- a CDS encoding sialidase family protein, whose protein sequence is MINVMNTTKKKAGAAILCGALALTLGTGATTTFAAEGKMDALMAKNDNGVITYSTDGGQTWSEKAPANMQAVKMGEGNMMIKNKLASEGGIKAKVMVKEENGTKLYSTDDGQTWSETAPEGLPAFDMGGEGNIIFKMNGGSEDGAKIKVMVKEENGTKLYSTDDGQTWSETAPEGMPALPDGEGNVTFKMQGGSEDGIKTKLMVKEENGTKLYSTDDGQTWSETAPEGLPALNKGEKGNVIIQNKVTSEEGMKSNVMVKQENGKKLFSTDGGQTWSEQAPEGVKIKK
- a CDS encoding glycosyltransferase, which encodes MRIFEGMGCGALVLTDNTLEQSELFENGVHYVLYDSQEDMLEKLWYYLVDHPDEAAKIAAEGQRHVVRNHTYEHRARHVLDLIAPLRDKANRK
- a CDS encoding 4'-phosphopantetheinyl transferase family protein, with the translated sequence MMCESREIGIFAMRVPDLIDQAAWQQLLQLLPSDRQDKINRFHYKADAYRSLLAEVLARRIIGERTGLANSRIEFHYNSYGKPELASELRLYFNITHSGEWIACAVHDAEVGIDVEQIKPIDLSVARRFFSAEEYEQLENEPPEGKLKLFYDLWTLKESYVKLRGQGLSIPLDSFSVHKADQGECSLRTPADAASRFFFRQYHVAEQYCLSICAVEPAFPADIVRCDYPAFLSQLRADTHFFM
- a CDS encoding MarR family winged helix-turn-helix transcriptional regulator, with amino-acid sequence MDKHKELYVIQQIYGTLFALANKLQTKGDAYLSSITSRQFMVMLAILHLPEGEATIINIANKLGTTKQSARQMISSLEQKGYIVAKPSKSDRRAVNISITDAGKEIMLKSGESSVSFFADLSQHFTLAEMEQLWILLKKLYRFDGEDQDGFEENVSLAMGREEEEMTKRALEQFSRQRAADAEPPVGKLNGIAKREGVEHDV